One genomic segment of Ferrimonas sp. YFM includes these proteins:
- a CDS encoding NAD(P)H-dependent oxidoreductase, with protein MRVLVVYNHPYQGSFCHAILSSVTQGLTRGGHQVDLINLDKDGFDPVLREKDLKAFITASKDLNAAYSLLDEQVLDYKSRLEQAEHLVFIFPIWWELMPALTKGFIDKVIFPGIAYDYISSGNGMVSRLPGLKGVTMITTMNTPSIAYRLLFGNAIKKALLMGTFWKIGIKNRHWMNLAMVKFSKESKRLKWLNNLEDKFKNLK; from the coding sequence ATGCGTGTTCTGGTCGTCTACAACCACCCATACCAAGGCAGTTTCTGTCACGCCATTCTCTCATCGGTCACCCAGGGGCTCACCCGCGGCGGCCATCAGGTTGACCTGATCAACCTGGATAAAGACGGCTTCGATCCCGTCCTTAGGGAGAAGGATCTCAAAGCCTTTATCACCGCATCAAAAGATCTCAACGCCGCTTACTCGCTGCTGGACGAACAGGTACTGGATTATAAGTCCCGGCTGGAACAGGCCGAGCATCTGGTATTTATCTTCCCCATCTGGTGGGAGTTAATGCCGGCACTCACCAAGGGGTTCATCGACAAGGTGATATTTCCCGGCATTGCCTATGACTATATTTCATCGGGAAATGGCATGGTGTCTCGTTTACCCGGTTTGAAAGGGGTCACCATGATCACCACCATGAACACCCCCTCCATCGCTTATCGCCTTCTTTTTGGTAACGCCATAAAAAAAGCGCTATTGATGGGCACGTTTTGGAAGATAGGCATCAAAAACAGACACTGGATGAATCTCGCCATGGTGAAATTCTCCAAAGAGAGTAAACGGCTTAAGTGGCTAAATAATTTGGAGGATAAATTCAAAAATCTGAAATAA
- a CDS encoding Crp/Fnr family transcriptional regulator has translation MDSVQVIWNALKPKSIHLDLEKSTPLIKEGEQAKYLYFIEKGCLRSWFNHNGKDVSFQFFLPNQFVSSFESLIYDSPSPYTLESVTSATVHRVSKQDLHAMMASRPELKEAMFKLTCDRLRHYQHLFLSRIKDTPEQRYLALISDAPELLKLVPQKHLASYLGITPVSLSRIRSRQQSQLT, from the coding sequence ATGGACTCAGTCCAGGTTATTTGGAACGCCCTTAAGCCCAAGTCCATCCATCTCGACTTGGAAAAATCGACTCCATTAATAAAAGAGGGCGAGCAGGCAAAATACCTCTACTTCATTGAGAAAGGCTGCCTGAGATCCTGGTTTAATCACAACGGCAAAGATGTCTCTTTTCAATTCTTCCTGCCCAATCAGTTTGTCTCCTCATTCGAAAGCCTTATCTATGACAGTCCCAGTCCCTATACCCTGGAGAGCGTCACCAGCGCCACGGTGCACAGGGTCAGCAAGCAAGACCTTCATGCTATGATGGCATCCAGGCCCGAACTCAAAGAGGCGATGTTCAAGCTCACCTGCGACCGGCTCAGGCACTATCAACACCTGTTTCTCTCCCGCATCAAAGACACCCCGGAGCAGCGCTATCTGGCGCTGATATCGGACGCCCCGGAACTGCTGAAACTGGTGCCACAGAAGCATCTGGCCTCCTATCTGGGCATCACACCCGTCTCTCTTAGCAGAATTCGATCCCGGCAACAGTCGCAATTAACATAG
- a CDS encoding cold-shock protein, with translation MSNKTTGQVKWFNDEKGFGFIAPDNGGSDVFVHFRSIASDGFKSLSEGQKVSFDVEQGQKGPQAANVVVL, from the coding sequence ATGTCTAACAAAACAACTGGTCAGGTAAAGTGGTTCAACGACGAGAAAGGCTTTGGCTTCATCGCTCCTGACAACGGTGGCTCCGACGTGTTTGTACACTTCCGCTCCATCGCTTCCGACGGCTTCAAGAGCCTGTCCGAAGGCCAGAAGGTTTCCTTCGATGTAGAGCAAGGCCAAAAGGGCCCTCAAGCTGCTAACGTAGTAGTGCTCTAA